A genome region from Dendrosporobacter quercicolus includes the following:
- the argR gene encoding arginine repressor, with protein sequence MKAIRHANIKEIIEHSVIETQEDLAEALRKKSIEVTQATVSRDIKELMLIKVPTGDGRYRYAFPMEKNVVFSQSRMDRMFRDSVIGLDSSENIVVIKTLPGTAQAVASTIDYAKWPEIIGTVAGDDNILVVVKPTEAAPRIIAKFQALIQ encoded by the coding sequence GTGAAGGCTATCCGTCATGCTAATATTAAGGAAATCATTGAACACAGTGTGATTGAAACGCAGGAGGATCTGGCCGAGGCATTGCGCAAAAAGAGCATTGAAGTTACCCAGGCCACTGTATCCCGGGATATCAAAGAGTTAATGCTGATTAAGGTACCGACCGGCGATGGACGGTATCGTTATGCTTTCCCTATGGAAAAAAACGTTGTTTTTTCTCAATCCCGGATGGACCGCATGTTTAGGGATTCGGTCATCGGCCTGGATTCGAGTGAAAATATCGTGGTGATTAAAACACTGCCCGGTACGGCCCAGGCGGTGGCTTCCACCATTGATTACGCCAAATGGCCTGAAATTATCGGTACTGTCGCCGGTGATGATAACATTTTAGTGGTGGTAAAACCAACCGAGGCCGCCCCGCGGATTATAGCGAAGTTTCAGGCGCTAATTCAGTAA